Sequence from the Euwallacea similis isolate ESF13 chromosome 23, ESF131.1, whole genome shotgun sequence genome:
AGACTTTGGACATTTTTATGGGTCTAGCTACCTGGCGGCGCCCGACGGATCTAGAACCCCGGTAAATTCAAATATGTGAAACTTTAACTAGGTAAAAGACTTCCAAAGTGCCGTTGCATTGGTCTGACTTATTCTAGGGGTTATCTAGAACAAGGAATGGCCTTTTGGTCGCTGAAATTGACTTGAACATGTGCCGGCAAGTGAGGGACCATTGGGGATATCAGGTATATTTCATATGTTATCAACTTAAATccaatttatgttattttagaTGACCCAGAGATTAGACTTATACTCAAAATTCTTGCCAACAGTATTGAAGCCTAATTTTAAGCCCCAAATAGTGAAGAAacaataatgattatttttaaataatttgtggGATTTTAAATGTGATAAAAGCCTTATTTGATTTACTTACATATTGTATTTCTTACTAATTTCTAGTGCTGCTCGATATAATTGAGCATTAACAATCCTCAACTTTACATTCTCCTTAAGTAACTTTTTTCTAGTTACTTCCTTTTGCATTCCATTTTCATCATCAGAAAAATCTATGTCCTCAGTCTGTACTTTTGAGACAACAAAGTCTTCAGAATCATGTTCTATGCTTCTTTCTAAGGATTTTATTACCACTTGGGGCTTTAAAGTCTGcacatgaaaatttgcatagtTTTGGACGAATTTTACGTTACTAATCGAAGCTGTATGCTCAAACTTCTGTAGGATTTGTTTACTCTTTATTTCCCATGTATAAACGAAATTGTCCTCTGCTCCTGTGGCCAAAATGCTGTTACTGCAATTTAGCGCCAATGCCACGATTTTGTTCTTATGCCCAATAAAATCTTTAGTAGTTTccacaaaatggtttaaagtTCTAGGAGGGCTCTTCAAGTTAAACTGCTTTACCAAACCAGATGTTGTTCCTATGTAAAGATTCCAGCATGGGGAATCGAATAATATAGAAGTAAGTTGCTCCTTGAAAACTAAACACAGCAATAGATCGCCTGTTGCCAAAGTGTATAAGCGTGCAGTGTGATCTGCTGAGCATGTGGCTATCCTTGAGTTGCGTCCAAAGCAGCCTGCAATGAAAACAAGCACTTTTTGGAAAAGAATCAGAAAATATGAGTTTGAGATCTTAATAAATCAGTTTAAACCccaaaataagaataaaatatgaaattttaaagaaaacaagccaaaaatataaaataaatcttagcTCACCTAAATGGATATCTCTAATTGGCATGCTATGATCATTTCTAGTATACACAGGCTCAACTTGCCCTATACTGCTTTGAGCTAACAGGCTATGATGAATGGCTATTAGATTGGCAAGAAAATACACCACCAAAATTCCATCTTCGCCTCCAACTACAACATATTCCCCATCACTTGAAAACTTTATGCAAGTGATGGGCTGAAAGTGCCTCTGCTGAACTGAAAGCAGTTTGCCTGAGGACAGCTGCCAAACGTACAATTTTGTTGATATTGCTACTGCAAGGTACCTGTTCTGGGGACATATAGCTAAGCAGATTATAGGCCCCGGTAAGATAAGTCTAGAATAtttatgtgttattttttgttaggTGTTTAAATATAGGTACCttatatttttgtcaatttcttGACTGTTTAAGGGCCACGCATGCAGCAGTGGTTTACTGGTCTCGGCGGCTAAAATGTAGTCTTTTCCAACGACTGAGAGACACTTATTGGGTACAGTGCCCCCGTTTTTGTAGAGCTTTAAGACGTTTTTCGTGTTATAGTCCCATAACGAGACCGAAAATTGTTGGGAAGATTGGGAAGTGGTTAATAAAAGTTCTTGGTTTTCCATGTTGAGTTTCGCAGGTTTCAAAATTGAACActaatttggaatttaaaggtttttatCACATTTAAGGGGGAATTTATCGACTTAATGTtatgaaaatgtgctttatAAAAAATCCCGTATCCTCGCTCGCATTCTCAGATTTAGAATTTAAGACTATTTAtacagagagatcatttaaatttcatatctagccagctgtgggattttacacaagagaaatagaaaataaaaagtaggtcgtagcttgatcatatgccgcaaaatgacgttaaaattaatttttgataaagaagccgagtgaggttatgttgctttatttacttttatcgacATACGTTGTTTTCTTCAGCAAACTTCACAGCTGActagatataaaatttaaatgatctctctgtataaaaaataacatacatagatatatatatatatatatatatatatatatatatataacgaatatgtataataaaagaACAAACTGTCATAAACCCGGCTTAATGTTACTATGGTGAAACGAAGCCACCGcaataaactataaaaaaacaacagcTAGTTTGAAAGGCAAAACATTGAGGTTAGTTAATTACGGACT
This genomic interval carries:
- the LOC136416533 gene encoding WD repeat-containing protein 18; translation: MENQELLLTTSQSSQQFSVSLWDYNTKNVLKLYKNGGTVPNKCLSVVGKDYILAAETSKPLLHAWPLNSQEIDKNIRLILPGPIICLAICPQNRYLAVAISTKLYVWQLSSGKLLSVQQRHFQPITCIKFSSDGEYVVVGGEDGILVVYFLANLIAIHHSLLAQSSIGQVEPVYTRNDHSMPIRDIHLGCFGRNSRIATCSADHTARLYTLATGDLLLCLVFKEQLTSILFDSPCWNLYIGTTSGLVKQFNLKSPPRTLNHFVETTKDFIGHKNKIVALALNCSNSILATGAEDNFVYTWEIKSKQILQKFEHTASISNVKFVQNYANFHVQTLKPQVVIKSLERSIEHDSEDFVVSKVQTEDIDFSDDENGMQKEVTRKKLLKENVKLRIVNAQLYRAALEISKKYNM